The genomic interval ATTGATGAACTTTCTCATAATAAATTAAAATTTTTAGAAGAAAAACGTGGATATCAGGATTTTTCTCTTTGGAAAAAAGCTTATGATAGTCATATTATGAATTGGAATTCTCCATGGGGAAAAGGATTTCCAGGGTGGCATATAGAATGCACTACTATGAGTACAAAATATTTAGGAGAGACTTTTGATATTCATGGTGGAGGAATAGATCTAAAATTTCCTCATCATGAATGCGAGTTAGCACAAGCGATAGGAGTTTATAATCAAAGTAATTTTGCACATTATTGGATGCATACTAATATGCTAACTTTAAATGGGAATAAAATGAGCAAATCTACAGGAAATTTTCTGGAGTTAAAAGATATTATTCACGATAAAATTTGTGGAAAAACCTTTTTTCCTAGTATTTTTAGATTTTACATTCTGCAATCTCATTATAGAAATGTTATAAATTTTTCCAGTAAAGGGCTTATGGATGCTGAAAAAGTATATTATCGAATAATGAAAGCAATAGAGATGTTAAAAAATTTTGAACCTAAAACATCCAAAAAAACATTAAAAAATCACAATATTTTTAATATTCATCATTGGATAAATAATTGTTATCAAGCGATTAATGATGATTTTAATCTTCCTTTATTAATTACTTATTTATTTCAAGCTTCTATGCATATTATTAATAATTCTCTTCATGATATAGATATATATTATGTTAATTTATTAAAAAAATATATGATTTATTTTGTTTTTGATATTTTAGGAATTCAAGAAATCAATCATGATGAAGAAAATTCTAAAAATTTTAAAATACTTGTAGAGAGATTAATCAAACTTCGTATAGAGATAAGAAAAGAAAGAAATTGGATAATTTCAGATAAAATTAGACAAGAGCTCTCTTACATAGGTATTTCATTACATGATGAAAAAACGTTTTAACACACTTATTTTATTTTAAGGCTTGATCAAGATCCTCTATAAGATCTTCTACGTTTTCTATACCAATAGATAAACGAATAAGGGAATCTTGTATTCCTGCATTAATTCTGACTTCTAATGGTGTAGATTTGTGAGTCATAGTAGCTGGATGACAAATCAGACTTTTTGTTCCGCCTAAACTTTCTGCTAACTTAAATACTTTAGTGGAAGTTACTACTTTTTTTGCTGATTCTATTGTATTTTTTTTAAGACTAAAAGAAACAATTCCTCCAAAATATCGTTGTTGTTTTACTGCAATAAAATGATTTTTATGATGGGATAATCCAGGATAATAAACTTTATCTATTTCAGAATTCTTTTCATTTTTTAAAAAAGAAGCGATTTGAAATGCATTTTGAGATTGTTTTTTTATACGTAAATATAATGTTTGGCTTCCTCTTATAGTTAACCAACAATCAATAGGTGATAAAACCCCTCCAGTTGTGTTTTGAATGTATTTCAATTTTTCATATAAATCTGTATTTTTTACAGTAACTAATCCAGCTAGCACATCTGAATGTCCTGCTAAATATTTTGTAGCACTATGAACTACTATATCGGATCCTAATTTCAAAGGATTTTGAATAGCAGGAGAAGCAAAAGTATTATCTACAACAACTAAAATAGTTGGATTTTTCTTTTTAGATTGCTTACTAATAAATTCTATATCGGATATTTTTAACGTAGGATTGGTAGGGGATTCCAGCCAAACTAATTTTGTACTATCAGAAATAGCAGAAATAGTTTTTTCTGCATCTGTTGTATCCACAAATTTAGTATTAATTCCTAATTTTTTATACAAATTTAGTAAACGAAATGTTCCTCCATAAATATC from Blattabacterium cuenoti carries:
- the cysS gene encoding cysteine--tRNA ligase, whose amino-acid sequence is MKEKNFLEKNRNHLKIYNSLTGKKEFFQPIHKEYVGIYVCGPTVYNHLHLGNCRTFISFDIVFRYLKHLGYKVRYVRNITDVGHLENENHDVEDKISKKSRIEKLEPMEIVQKYTLSFHNLLNVLNVLPPSIEPTATGHIIEQIDMIQELIAKKLAYEINGSVYFDLKEYRKLYPYGVISKNKIDELSHNKLKFLEEKRGYQDFSLWKKAYDSHIMNWNSPWGKGFPGWHIECTTMSTKYLGETFDIHGGGIDLKFPHHECELAQAIGVYNQSNFAHYWMHTNMLTLNGNKMSKSTGNFLELKDIIHDKICGKTFFPSIFRFYILQSHYRNVINFSSKGLMDAEKVYYRIMKAIEMLKNFEPKTSKKTLKNHNIFNIHHWINNCYQAINDDFNLPLLITYLFQASMHIINNSLHDIDIYYVNLLKKYMIYFVFDILGIQEINHDEENSKNFKILVERLIKLRIEIRKERNWIISDKIRQELSYIGISLHDEKTF
- a CDS encoding trans-sulfuration enzyme family protein, whose amino-acid sequence is MKEETKLIQNILSDPLTGAISTPIYQTSTYVQEAPGVHKGFDYTRTNNPTRKILENLITNLEYGCASLAFSSGLASVDAVLKLLKCGDEIVAVDDIYGGTFRLLNLYKKLGINTKFVDTTDAEKTISAISDSTKLVWLESPTNPTLKISDIEFISKQSKKKNPTILVVVDNTFASPAIQNPLKLGSDIVVHSATKYLAGHSDVLAGLVTVKNTDLYEKLKYIQNTTGGVLSPIDCWLTIRGSQTLYLRIKKQSQNAFQIASFLKNEKNSEIDKVYYPGLSHHKNHFIAVKQQRYFGGIVSFSLKKNTIESAKKVVTSTKVFKLAESLGGTKSLICHPATMTHKSTPLEVRINAGIQDSLIRLSIGIENVEDLIEDLDQALK